AAGCGCGCGGCGAATGAGGCGTTCTTCTATGGATGGATGCTCAACCGCGTGGGAATCGCATGACCTGGCTCACGCACGGCATCGCCGTCCTGTTCGGCATCTGGGTCGGTATCGCCTTCGCGCTGTGGGCGGTCGACATGGCCCCGGACGCAATCAGCAAAATTCTCACTCACACCCCGAAAGGTTAATCATGGCACCACTTATCACCCTGGCACTTAAGTTGGCCCCGTTCGCCCCGGGCATTCTCAAACTGATCACCGGCAACGACAAGGCCAGCGAGGTGGCCACCCACGTGATCGATATCGCCAAGGTAGTGACCGGCGCGAAGGAACCGGATAACGCGGTGGCCATCATCAAGGAAGATCCGATTCTCGCGCTGCAGTTCAAGCTGGCCATGGAAGATCGCCATCAAGCGCTGGCGAACATGTACCTGGTGGACACGCAGAACGCCCGGGCCCGTGACGTGCAGCTCGCCTTGGCTGGCCAGAAGAACCACCGCGCCAACGCCCTGGCCGCCGGCCCCCCTGTGCCAATATAACTTGAGACACCTACCCGATTAATTTAGAGTACAGCAGTAGGTCCCCAAATGCACAACCGAAAGCATCAAATTAGCACTCCAGTAGCTCCCCCGGACACCACCGACGTGTCGCCTTCCGAAGCGCAACGGCCAGACCCCGAGGTCGTCCCCACTGCCAAGCGGCGCGCTTTTTCCAAGGCCGAGAAACTGCGCATTCTGGCCGCCGCTGACGCCTGCGTGGCGCCCGGCGACATCGGCGCGTTGCTGCGTCGGGAAGGCATCTACTCGTCCCACCTGGCGACGTGGCGCAAGCAGCGTCAAGCTGCAGGCGAGGTCGCCGCTCTGGAGCGCAAGCGCGGCCCGAAAGCTGATCCCGCTGCCGCCCAGACGCGGCGCGTGCTGGAGCTGGAAAAAGAAGTAGAACGCCTGCGCGCGAAGCTGGTCAAGGCCGACTTGATTATCGACGTCCAAAAAAAACTTTCCACTCTGCTGGGTCTGAGCACCAGCGACACACCGAGCGAGCCGAAGTGATTAATGCCGCCAACAGCCTGGGTGAGCAGGTCGGCCTGGCCGCTGCGTGTCGCGCCTTGCGTCTGCCACGCAGCGCCCTGTATCGCGACCGCGCCGCGCGCCACATCTGCCTGTTGCCGCCCCCTGTCGCGACAGCACCAGCGAGGCGGCCTCCGCTGGCGCTGTCGGAACTGGAGCGCCGCGTCGTACTTGACGTGCTCAACAGCCCGCGCTTCGCCAATTGCGCGCCTGCAGCCATCCACGCCCAGTTGCTCGACGAAGGGCGCTATGTGGCCTCGGTACGCACCATGTATCGCTTGCTGCAGGGCTGCGCCGCCGTGCGCGAGCGGCGCAACCAACTACGCCATCCAGAGTACGCCAAGCCCGAGCTGCTGGCCGTGGTGCCCAATCAAGTCTGGAGCTGGGACATCACGAAACTGAAGGGGCCGGTCAGAGGAACCTGTTTCCATCTGTACGTCATACTCGACATCTTCAGCCGCTACGTCGTCGGCTGGATGGTGGCCGAGCAGGAAACCGCCGAATTGGCCGAGCAACTCATCGCCGACACCGCCGCTAAGGAATGCATCTCGCCGGGCGCGCTGACGTTGCATGCCGACCGAGGCAGCAGCATGCGCTCTAAGCCAGTGGCCACGCTGCTGTCCGATCTGGGCATCGCCAAGTCGCACAGCAGGCCCTACGTCTCCGACGACAACCCGTACTCGGAGGCGCAGTTCAAGACCATGAAGTACCAGCCCGGATTCCCAGCACGTTTTGGCTCGCTGGCTGACGCGCGCGCTCACTGCGCCACGTTCTTCACTTGGTACAACCAGCAGCATCGCCATTCCGGCATCGGAATGATGACGCCCGAGAGCGTCCACACCGGTCGCGCGATCGAAGTACGCAAGCAACGACAAGCCACTCTGGCAGATGCATTCCAGCGCACGCCGAACCGTTTCAAACACCGCATGCCGCAGCCGCAGAAGCTACCAACGGCAGCATGGATTAACCCACCGGCGATGGAGACGAAAGCTGCCTGAGATCCGAGATTTAGACTCTCACCAATTCAACCAGGTGTTTCAAAATCATTGACACGCTCCGGGCGCGCTAGTCATCTTCTGCCTGTTTATTGTCGTTTGGCAGAGTGCGATGGATGACTTCGCCAAGGCCACGATCACGCTGATCCTGGGGCGCTCACTGGGTTGGATCGAGCAGATCTTCTCGTTCGAGTTCGGCACCACGCGCGGAAGCAAGTCGAAGGACGAGACTATCAGCAGACTAAGTGGAAGCTAGTTTTCAAGGCTTGCTTAGCCTTCAGGAGCACATCAATTTAGTCTCGGACGACTGACTACGGAGCTATTCAAACATGTTAAGGGCTTGTTGCATAGCTCCAGCGTCTGCCTTTACAAATGTGTCCTCAGGGTGATCCCGGAGATGAGCCACTTTGATCGCCAAGAGCTCTTGCAGTTTTTGTCTCGCAGGTGGGTATTTAGTCGCTAGACCTCCCCACGCGAGAAATCCGTTTGCGCGTCGGAACATCTCCGAAGACAAGTCGTTGCGATTAGGGTTGTCGTGAAGCCATACGAAATGGCGGAGCGCACCTTCAAAGTCGTTAGCTTCAAAGGCGCTTATTGCTTGTTTGAATACGGCTTTAAGCTCGTGCATGACCCACTCCCCGCCAAAAATAATCTACCAAATGTAATTGAACCAATCGAGCCAGGACCAATCTCCATTCTCGCAGCTACGTAGACATCTCGCGTAGTAATCCATGTTCTTGGATCTGCACCGTGCGCTCTCAACGGGGCTTAGCATTCGGCAGCCCGCGTCCATATCCCTTTTAGCGTCTTCACAAACATCGTCCTTACACTCTTCCGGAGTCTGCTCACCGCCGCCGCTGCCGCCTTCTTCTGGGATCGCCCCGACGTCGCCGATCACTATACCACCATCATATGGCGGCACGTAGGTGTCCTCCAAGACGCCACCGCCCGTGCAGATTTGGATACCGTCCTGCCCAGTATGGCAATCCCACATTGGGGTAGAAATATCGTCGCTTAAACTTGGTGTCCCTGCCATGGTCTGAACTGCTGGGCCGGAAGTCACACTATTTTCTCGTACGTCCTGAGGGGTGGCTAATTCTTGATGCCGCTTCGATACGGGTGGTTTCAACTGAAGAAAAACTTGGCCGCTCAGCGCTTTGATCACGTTGAATTTATGGTCGCCCTTCAGTTCCACGTCTTGAATTTCACCATCCGGGAGGATAACGTAATCTGGTTGCCCATCTTCGTCGTAACGGATTCGTGTTGTTCCTCCAAGTTGGTCGACGACTCTAGAAAGCCTCTTTCCAGAATAGAAATAACGGTGCATGTAGTCGCTGCTTTTTACGGCGACTACTGTGCCGCGTTTAACGACGACTACTTGAAGGCTACTTGGTTTTACTGTCGCGGGCGCGGCTATCGCGCCGGTTACTAATGCGGCTGAGGTGAGCAGTCCTGCGACGACCATACTTTTGAACATGAGATGACCTTAAATAGACTATTGTTAATAAGCCAACAATACGGGCGTGCTTATACTATTCTTAACATTTCTATTAGTCAAGTCAGGCTTGCTAAAATTTTAAGGGGCAGAGTCTTGAGTTGGCTTTTGGTACATATTCTAGCGGTGGCCCTGCTGTTGGGAACGCAGCAAGATGGCAACAAGCTCGCGAACGACTTTCTTTTGCTGGAGATCTAGTAAGAGGTAGTCGCTGAAGAGTAACTGCTCTTCTCTCTTCTCTGGAGACCCTGGCTCGCCAGATCCGGCGCGACCATGGCCGGCTTCACCGAAACGGAGCCAGGCGGCCGACACCCCAGCCCAGTCTGCCAAGACCTGCAGTCGCGCCTGGGTCGGAAGAGATTCGCCCATCAGCCATTTGCGAACCGCGTGGACGGTAATTGGTGGCTCATCGCTATGGGCATTGAACTGGTGGGCCAATTCTATATTCCCTGTTACGCCCATTTGATCCATCACCTTTTTAGACGGGCTGCGAAGCCGGCGCGTTCCTGGGCGTTTGACTGGCTCATGCGCTTCCTCCAGTCGGGGCAATGTCGAAAGCAACTTCAATTTGTTCAGGCGTGCCGACTGCAACGTAAACTTGGGGATATGTGCCCGGTACCGGAACCAGGAGTGTTTGCGCGCCCCTGTGACGGGTGAGTTCAAGCGCGGCCTCGATGAGATCGGCGTCCAGTTTTTTGAGCCTTGCGGCGAAGAATCCGTTATCCATGTGCCATGGTAGCCTACTCCCTATCTACCAGCGCTTTTCGACGACTAAAGAGTCATCTCGGGTGGACAGACCACTTGGCCGACTATGCCTTTTTGGGGGTGCGGAGCCCTGGCGGAATCCAGTTCCCTTTCTCGTCCCGGTGCTGAAGTTCAAGAAACGCAGGCGCCGTTACTTTGACCCGCGCCGGTTCCGATGGTGGCCTAAGACCTTCGATGGCGCTTCTCGGTACAACTGGCAAACCCTGTCCGTTTATCCAAAATCGCATGCCGAGGGTTCGGAGGTGCTGAATTTGCTTTGTCTTCGTTTTCCAGCCTGTGAGTTCTGCGACCTCGTCGCGCGTCAAGAAAAGGTCACTCATCGGAAAGCGCGGCGGGCAATGCTTGCGAAATCTTATGCCGGGTTTCCGGCGGGTTTTGGCGCAGCCAAGTTTTGCACGCCTCCAAGTTATAGCGCTTAGAGCGCGCGCCCACACGAACGAACGGAAGACCCTCGCTCTCGAGGCGGCGGACGGTCGATTCACTTACGCCCAGCGCGGTGCAGATTTGCTGTCTATTCAGCTCCAAGTTCGCTCCACAAATGCTTTTTGAGGCCTGCTGTTGCGGGCATTATAGCGCGCCGTACTTTGCCAGTTGTGGAGCGGTTTCCACCCATAGGGCCCGGCACTCCGGGATTTATGATACGGCTTCCCAAGCTTACGACGAGGGTTCGATTCCCTTCACCCGCTCCAGGCGCAAAGACTTTTTCGCACTTTCATCCGCCTCACAATATCCCATCGTTCCGCAATCGCTACTGCGGGTGACTACTTACATGTTGGTTGAGTAAATCGCCACCGCGCAAACGGATTGGCTGCCGTCGCCTGCGCACTCGTCATCTTCAGAGTGTTTTCAGACCGTTCATTGTCGACCGGCCTGGCGCGATGCACGAGTCGCCAGCGCCACAGCACCTTGGTCCTGGGCGCACTATTGCCTGGACCCTCTAGATCTCAAAACCTTGCCTTTGACATCGAGCAATAAACGCGTAAGATGTTTCCATGCGTCAAATGAAGTTTCTGTGTGCGTGGAAATGAGATAAATATGCTAACAATGATAGCCGTAATTTGGCTCTGCCTTTTCGCCTTGTTGGCATGGTGGGTCGTCTTTGGCCGTGCAGCATGGCGCAGCGATATCACGCGGCTCTCAGATGATGAGCTTGCTTATCAGGCAGACCTGGCTGCGGGTTTTTGTGAAAGCGAGAACCCTTATCACGATGAAATCAGCCGCCGCTTCATGCTTGAGCAAGCAAGGGCTGGTGCGGCCGCTGTCTGCAGCACACCTCGGCCGGAGCAGGGATGATGGTGTGATTTCCCGCCTCCATGCTGCGCAGCCAGATCCGGCTGCAGACATAAAAAAGCCGCATCCTTGAATGCGGCTTGCTCGTTTTAATCACCAGCTTACTTTGCCACCGGCCCGAATCCGTCGGCGTTGATATCGAGCTCCGTCACCTCACCATACGCTGCCGCGATCGGCCGGATCGCGTCCGCCTTGCCGATCAGGACCATCTGCAAGTTCTTGCGTGGGAAGTGGCGCTCGGCCAGTGCCTTGGCACGCGCCGGCGTGAGTGCATCAACATCGCGCATGAAATTGTCGATCTGTTCCCGTCCCACGTTGGAGACAAACATGTCGCCCAGGAGCGAGGCAAGCTGGCTACTGGTCTCGAAGCGCGGCGGGTACTGGCCCTTGACGTAAGCCTTGGCCGATTCCAGCGTCGCTGCATGAATGCCCTTGTCCCACAGCCGGTTGTAGGTCTTGAGCGCCAGTTCGAGCGCCGGCTTGGTGTTGGGTAGCGCGGTGAAGCTGGAAATGCCAAATACGCCCGTCTGCGAGAGGGTCGCAAACTCGCTTCGCGCCCCGTAGGTAAGGCCTGAATTGACACGCAGTTCGTCGTTCAGCCACGATGTAAAGCGTCCTCCCATGACCGTATTGAGCACCTGCAGCGGTACGTAGTCGGGATCGTTGCGTGCGATGCCGGGGCCGCCGATCATGAAGGTCGTCTCAATGGCATCGGGCTTGTTCACCAGCCAGACGCGCGCCTTGTCCGCGTTGACTTTGCCATTGTCCTGCGTCTTCGGTGCCGGCCCGGTGGCGCGCCAGTTCGCATACAGCGATGCGATGCGCGCCTTCATATCGGCCGTCTTGAAGTCGCCCACCACGACGATGGCCGCGTTGTCCGGCCGGTAGTAGCGCTGGTGGAAGCCCTGCACGTCCTGCTGGCGCAGCGCCGTCATCGACGCGATGGTGCCGCGTTCAGGAATGGCGTACGGCGAGCTGCCAAACAGCATGCTGTTGTAGTAAGCCTTGACCACATTGCGCGGCGCTTCCTTTGCCTGCGACAGGCCAATCAGCCTGCGCTTTTGCAGCTTGGCCAGTTCGGCCGCATCGAACGAGGGCGAGACCACCATCTCTGCCAGCAACGGCATCAGTTCCGCTGCATCCTCGCGTGCGAAGTCGGCATCGAGGGTCAGCTGTTCTGCCGATCCAGATGCGGCGAGCATGGCGCCGCGGAAGTCGAACGCCTTGTCAATGTCAGCCTTGCTGTGCTGGGTGCTGCCAAGCAGGGTGGCGTCTGCCGTCAGCGTGGCCAGCCCAGGCTGGGAGCCATCGTTGACGGAACCCGCCTTGACGACCGTGCGCACGGCAATGATGGGTGCCTCATGGCGCTCCATCAAGTACACGGTCAACCCGTTGGGAAGCTTGGTGGTTTCAAAAGCCGGCAGGCGAAATTCGGCGGCACCGGCGTGCGCCGCGACGGCCAGCAGGCCTGCGCTAACAATCATCTTCATTATTCAGGTTCCTTTGCTGCCAGCACGCCCACGGTGCGCTGCGATTTCACGAGATACTTGGCCGCTACTGCCTGGATGTCGGCACGAGTGAGCTTTTTGAAGTTCGCCGGTACTTCATCGAGTTTCCGGTAGTCGCCAAAGAATGTCTCGTACCAGCCGATGTTCTGCGCCTTGCCGTTGATGGTTTCAAGTTGACGGTACAGGTTGACCAGCTTCTGGTTCTTTACCTTTTGCAGCTCTTCTTCGGTCACGCCATCTTTACTCACGCGGGCGACTTCTGCCAGCAACGCCTGCTCCAGGCGCGCCGGGGTGACTTGGTCAGCTGCCACCGCGTACACGGCGAACAGCCCGGGGTCGAAGCCGTCCGAACCGGATGCGCCAACCGAAGTGGCCAGCTGCTGCTCTACCAGTGCCTGGTACAAGCGCGAGGTTTTTCCTTCTGCCAGAATGCTCTGCAAGACTTCCAGCGCGTAGTAATCGGGGTGGTTCGCCTGCGGGGTCTTGTAAGCCACCATCAGGTTTGGCGACGTGGCCGAGGCCTTGGTCACGAACAGGCGGCGCTCGCCGGTCTGCGGCGGTTCAACCGTGCGTACCTTGGGCGGCAGGGCGCGTTTTGGAATGGCGGCAAAATACCGGGTTGCCAGGCGCTTGACCTCGTCGAACTTGACGTCGCCCACGATCACGGCCACCGCATTATTGGGCGCGTAATAGGTCTTGAAAAAACTCACCAGGTCGTCCTGGGTCCAGGCCTTGATGTCCGACTCATGACCGATCACCGGCCAGGAATAGGGATGCGCCTGGAACGCCACGCCAGACACTTCCTGCGACAGCAGGCGGATGTTCGAGTTTTCCAGGCCCGTGCTGCGTTCGGACAGCACCACGCCACGTTCACTCTCGACCAGCTTGGGATCGATGGACAGGTGGCCAATGCGGTCACTCTCCAGCGCGAACACGGTTTCCAGCGATGCGGCCGGAAACCAGTCCTGGTACACCGTCACGTCATTGCTGGTGTAGGCGTTGTTGGAGCCACCCTTGGCTTCCAGCGTGCTGTCAAACATCTTGGGGCCGTACTTTTTGGACCCGTTGAACATCATGTGCTCGAAAAAGTGCGACAGCCCGGTGGTGCCCGGCTGCTCGTTGCGCGAGCCGACCTTCCAGAAGGTGTACATGTTCGCGTTGGGGATGGCGCGGCTTTCCAGCACGATGAATTTCATACCGTTGGGCAGGGTAAAACTGCGCGCATCGGCGCTGACGGCCGCTTGGGCGAGCGAGGCGGCGCCGAGCATGATGCTCGCTGCCAGAACTTTCCACTTCATGTGAAGCCTTTCGATGGGAGCACGGGATAGGCGGCAAGAATACGGCATTCCCGCCAAAAAATCATGCATAAAAACATACATATGGGGGCGTGCGCAGCGGCATGCGCAGCGGCGTGCGCAGCGGCGTGCGCAGCGGCATGCGCAGCGGCCCGGCAGCGGTGGGCCGGGCGTGACGACGAGGGCGGTGGGATATAATGTCGTCCCACCGTTTTAATGTGTTCACTTCCATGTCAGCCGATACGCCCAACCGCCCCATGTTGTATGACCCGACCGAGCACCGGATTCGCAGTTTCGTCACGCGCGCCGGCCGCCTGTCGATCGCCCAGGCGCGTGCGCTGGAAGAACTGGGGCCGAAATTCCTGATCGAGTATGCCAAGGCGCCGCTCGACTACGAACAGGCATTTGGCCGCAAAGCGCCGGTGATCCTGGAAATTGGTTTTGGCATGGGCGACACCACCTCGCACATCGCCAAGGGCATGCCGGAGAAGGATTTCATCGGCGTGGAAGTGCACACGCCCGGCGTGGGCAGCCTGCTCAAGCAGATCGGGGAACAGGGCCTGACAAATCTGCGCCTGATCCAGCACGACGCGGTGGAAGTGCTCAACCAGATGATCCCGGATGCCTCGCTGGCCGGCGTCCACGTGTTTTTTCCGGATCCCTGGCACAAGGCGCGCCACAACAAGCGCCGCCTGCTGCAAACGCCGTTTGTCCAGCTGCTGGCACAGAAGCTGGCGCCTGGCGGCTACCTGCACTGCGCCACCGACTGGGAAGACTACGCCGTGCAGATGCTCGACGTGCTGGGCAGCGAGCCACTGCTGCAGAACACGGCCGAAGGCTATGCGCCGCAGCCGGCGTACCGTCCCCTGACCAAGTTTGAAAACCGCGGCCTGAAACTTGGCCATGGCGTGTGGGACCTGGTGTTCACAAAACGCGGATAAGCGTCAGGTCATTTCCACGATGATGGCGACAATCTCGTCGCCGTACGAGAGCAGCTTCTTTTCGCCCACGCCCGATACGCCGCGCAGTTCGGCCAGGCTGGTTGGCTTGGCCTTGGCGATCTCGCGCAGGGTGGCGTCGACAAAAATCACGTAGGCCGGCACGTTGTGCGCGCGTGCCGTCTCCACCCGCCACCAGCGCAGCTTCTCGAAAATCTCCTGCTCCGACTTCGACAGGTCCATCTCGATATGCGGCCGCGAGGGCGACGCCGCACGCTTTTGCTTGACCGGTTTCTGGTACTGGCGCAGCTGCACCTTCTGTCCGCCCTTGAGCACCGGCCGCGCGGCGTCGGTAAGTTTGAGGGAGCTGTACATTTCGTGGTCCACCGTCACCAGGCCGAGCGCGATGATCTGGCGCAGAATCGCGCGCCACTCCGCTTCCGCGCGGTCGCTGCCAATGCCAAAGACCGAGAGCGAATCATGGTGCCACTGCTTGATACGGTCTGTTTCCTGCCCGCGCAGCACGTCGATGACGTGGCCGGCGGCGAAGCGCTGGTCCACCCGGTAAATGGCAGACAACAGCTTTTGCACCGGCACCGTACCATCAAAGGAAATGGGTGGAATCAGGCAGGTGTCGCAATTGCCGCAAGGCGTTGACTGTTCGCCGAAATACTCCAGCAGGCGCACGCGCCGGCAGCTGAGCGTCTCGCACAGGCCGAGCATGGCGTCGAGCTTCTGGCCGAGCACGCGCTTGAAGGTTTCGTCAGCTTCGGATTCCTCGATCATGCGCCGCTGGACCACCACGTCGGCCAGGCCGTACAGCATCCACGCATTGGCCGGCATGCCGTCGCGACCGGCGCGGCCAGTCTCCTGGTAATAGCCTTCGATGCTCTTGGGCAGATCGAGGTGGCACACGAAGCGCACATCCGGCTTGTCGATGCCCATGCCAAAGGCGATGGTCGCCACCATGACCAGGTTCTCTTCGCGCAGGAAGCGGGCCTGGTGGTCGCTGCGCCTGGCGTAGTCCATGCCCGCGTGGTAGGGCAGGGCGCGCACGCCGTTCTCGTTCAAAAATTCTGCAGTCTCTTCCACCTTCTTGCGTGACTGGCAGTACACAATGCCGGCATCGCTCCCATGTTCGAGGGTGATGAAGTCGAGCAGCTGCTTGCGCGCGTTCGCTTTTTCGATGATCTGGTAGCGGATGTTGGGCCGGTCGAACGAGGACACGAACTGGCGTGCGTCGTCCAGCTGCAGGCGCATGGCGATTTCGGCGCGCGTCTGCTGGTCGGCGGTGGCCGTGAGGGCGATGCGCGGCACATCCGGGTAGCGCTCGTGCAGCACTGACAGCCGAATGTACTCGGGCCGGAAATCATGGCCCCACTGCGACACGCAATGCGCTTCGTCGATGGCGAACAGGGCGATGCGCGAGGCGTCGAACAGTTCCAGGCAGCGCTGGGTGAGCAGGCGCTCGGG
This region of Massilia sp. PAMC28688 genomic DNA includes:
- a CDS encoding IS3 family transposase (programmed frameshift), with the translated sequence MHNRKHQISTPVAPPDTTDVSPSEAQRPDPEVVPTAKRRAFSKAEKLRILAAADACVAPGDIGALLRREGIYSSHLATWRKQRQAAGEVAALERKRGPKADPAAAQTRRVLELEKEVERLRAKLVKADLIIDVQKKLSTLLGEHQRHTERAEVINAANSLGEQVGLAAACRALRLPRSALYRDRAARHICLLPPPVATAPARRPPLALSELERRVVLDVLNSPRFANCAPAAIHAQLLDEGRYVASVRTMYRLLQGCAAVRERRNQLRHPEYAKPELLAVVPNQVWSWDITKLKGPVRGTCFHLYVILDIFSRYVVGWMVAEQETAELAEQLIADTAAKECISPGALTLHADRGSSMRSKPVATLLSDLGIAKSHSRPYVSDDNPYSEAQFKTMKYQPGFPARFGSLADARAHCATFFTWYNQQHRHSGIGMMTPESVHTGRAIEVRKQRQATLADAFQRTPNRFKHRMPQPQKLPTAAWINPPAMETKAA
- a CDS encoding DUF4224 domain-containing protein, producing the protein MSDLFLTRDEVAELTGWKTKTKQIQHLRTLGMRFWINGQGLPVVPRSAIEGLRPPSEPARVKVTAPAFLELQHRDEKGNWIPPGLRTPKKA
- a CDS encoding pitrilysin family protein, with product MKMIVSAGLLAVAAHAGAAEFRLPAFETTKLPNGLTVYLMERHEAPIIAVRTVVKAGSVNDGSQPGLATLTADATLLGSTQHSKADIDKAFDFRGAMLAASGSAEQLTLDADFAREDAAELMPLLAEMVVSPSFDAAELAKLQKRRLIGLSQAKEAPRNVVKAYYNSMLFGSSPYAIPERGTIASMTALRQQDVQGFHQRYYRPDNAAIVVVGDFKTADMKARIASLYANWRATGPAPKTQDNGKVNADKARVWLVNKPDAIETTFMIGGPGIARNDPDYVPLQVLNTVMGGRFTSWLNDELRVNSGLTYGARSEFATLSQTGVFGISSFTALPNTKPALELALKTYNRLWDKGIHAATLESAKAYVKGQYPPRFETSSQLASLLGDMFVSNVGREQIDNFMRDVDALTPARAKALAERHFPRKNLQMVLIGKADAIRPIAAAYGEVTELDINADGFGPVAK
- a CDS encoding pitrilysin family protein, with amino-acid sequence MKWKVLAASIMLGAASLAQAAVSADARSFTLPNGMKFIVLESRAIPNANMYTFWKVGSRNEQPGTTGLSHFFEHMMFNGSKKYGPKMFDSTLEAKGGSNNAYTSNDVTVYQDWFPAASLETVFALESDRIGHLSIDPKLVESERGVVLSERSTGLENSNIRLLSQEVSGVAFQAHPYSWPVIGHESDIKAWTQDDLVSFFKTYYAPNNAVAVIVGDVKFDEVKRLATRYFAAIPKRALPPKVRTVEPPQTGERRLFVTKASATSPNLMVAYKTPQANHPDYYALEVLQSILAEGKTSRLYQALVEQQLATSVGASGSDGFDPGLFAVYAVAADQVTPARLEQALLAEVARVSKDGVTEEELQKVKNQKLVNLYRQLETINGKAQNIGWYETFFGDYRKLDEVPANFKKLTRADIQAVAAKYLVKSQRTVGVLAAKEPE
- the trmB gene encoding tRNA (guanosine(46)-N7)-methyltransferase TrmB, which translates into the protein MLYDPTEHRIRSFVTRAGRLSIAQARALEELGPKFLIEYAKAPLDYEQAFGRKAPVILEIGFGMGDTTSHIAKGMPEKDFIGVEVHTPGVGSLLKQIGEQGLTNLRLIQHDAVEVLNQMIPDASLAGVHVFFPDPWHKARHNKRRLLQTPFVQLLAQKLAPGGYLHCATDWEDYAVQMLDVLGSEPLLQNTAEGYAPQPAYRPLTKFENRGLKLGHGVWDLVFTKRG
- the recQ gene encoding DNA helicase RecQ encodes the protein MDPGLGVRALHVLETVFGYPAFRGQQADIVEHVASGGDALVLMPTGGGKSLCYQIPALLRDGVGVVVSPLIALMQDQVDALAEVGVRAAFLNSTQTFEETLRIERLVRTGEIDLVYVAPERLLTQRCLELFDASRIALFAIDEAHCVSQWGHDFRPEYIRLSVLHERYPDVPRIALTATADQQTRAEIAMRLQLDDARQFVSSFDRPNIRYQIIEKANARKQLLDFITLEHGSDAGIVYCQSRKKVEETAEFLNENGVRALPYHAGMDYARRSDHQARFLREENLVMVATIAFGMGIDKPDVRFVCHLDLPKSIEGYYQETGRAGRDGMPANAWMLYGLADVVVQRRMIEESEADETFKRVLGQKLDAMLGLCETLSCRRVRLLEYFGEQSTPCGNCDTCLIPPISFDGTVPVQKLLSAIYRVDQRFAAGHVIDVLRGQETDRIKQWHHDSLSVFGIGSDRAEAEWRAILRQIIALGLVTVDHEMYSSLKLTDAARPVLKGGQKVQLRQYQKPVKQKRAASPSRPHIEMDLSKSEQEIFEKLRWWRVETARAHNVPAYVIFVDATLREIAKAKPTSLAELRGVSGVGEKKLLSYGDEIVAIIVEMT